Proteins encoded within one genomic window of Ranitomeya variabilis isolate aRanVar5 chromosome 4, aRanVar5.hap1, whole genome shotgun sequence:
- the LOC143766173 gene encoding uncharacterized protein LOC143766173, with the protein MDRNRNNVAERILHLTLEILFHLTGEDYTVVKKTPRECCQPPVSEGWGRPLSPITEPLPHPVIHEEISDEKILELAYKMIELLTGEVPIRCQDVAIYFSIEEWEYLEGHKDLYEDVMMEVPQPLTPPVLSSKRTTPERCPCPLLPQDCKQENPDVPQDHQDEDLTHIDDIETFVIGDEQCKEEILTYDYPGDYFRSSEGHAMATDFIANIPSAVHTKELSSDHFEELLSFDESQNVKKNKRKKVDHQRALTVEKPFSCIKRGKSFKDKSNLVKHEKHHKVAKQFSCSYCGKCFTKKSHVVRHQRIHTGETFSCLECGKCFNEKSNLVRHQRSHTGEKPFSCSECGKCFMTKPHLLRHHIIHTGEKPFSCQECGKCFNQKSHLARHQRNHTGDNYFLFATELCE; encoded by the exons ATGGATAGGAACAGGAACAATGTGGCAGAAAGGATATTACACcttaccctagagatcctctttcaTCTTacaggagag gattatacagtagtgaagaagacccctagggagtgctgtcagccccctgtgtctgagggatggggaagacccctgagcccaatcacggagcCTCTACCTCACCCCGTTATACATGAGGAGATCAGTGACGAGAAGattctagaactcgcctacaagatgattgagctgctgactggagag gttccaataaggtgtcaggatgtcgccatctatttctccatagaggagtgggagtatttagaaggacacaaagatctgtacgaggacgtcatgatggaggttccccagcccctcacaccaccag ttctatccagtaagaggacaacaccagagagatgtccctgtcctcttcttccacaggactgtaaacaagaaaatcctgatgttcctcaggatcatcag gatgaagatctgacccatattgatGATATAGAGACATTTGTGATTGGTGatgagcagtgtaaagaggagattcttacatatgactacccag GTGACTATTTCAGAAGCTCAGAGGGACATGCGATGGCTACAGATTTTATAGCAAATATACCTTCTGCTGTACACACCAAAGAGCTATCATCTGATCATTTTGAAGAACTTCTATCGTTTGATGAATCACAGAATGTTAAGAAAAATAAAAGGAAGAAAGTTGACCATCAAAGAGCTCTCACggtggagaagccattttcatgtataAAACGTGGAAAAAGTTTTAaagataaatcaaatcttgttaaacatGAGAAACATCACAAAGTGGCGAAGCAATTTTCATGCTcgtattgtgggaaatgttttaccaagaaATCGCATGTTGTCAGACATCagcgaattcacacaggggagacattttcatgtttagaatgtggaaaatgttttaacgagaagtcgaatcttgttagacatcagagaagtcacacaggggagaagccattttcatgttcggaatgtggaaaatgtttcatgACAAAACCACATCTTCTTAGACATCATataattcatacaggggagaagccattttcatgtcaagaatgcggtaaatgttttaaccagaagtcACATCTTGCAAgacatcagagaaatcacacaggggacaATTATTTTCTTTTTGCTACAGAATTATGTGAATGA